Below is a genomic region from Granulicella sibirica.
CTCAACGGTTTTCCATGTTACCCGTGGTACGCGAACGATCCGGAATTGGCTCAACTCAGAGCGAACCCACGGTTTATCGCATTGATCGAGCGCCTGCGCCGTCAATATGAAGTTTTTCAAAAGACACTCTAGCGCCTATTTCTCACATACTTTTGAGCGCTGCAGCGACGACTCGATACGCCCATTCCTAAGGGCTGGACACCCTGAACGCGTTGAATCCATTCATAATGGTGACGAATCGCTACTTCTCGGCCGCCCGAGTAGCTTTATCCGCCCACCGTACCGACTCCACATAGATCATCGACGCGGTACGTTCCGTCAAACCGAGAGCTTTCTGGATATCCCGGTGCTCGCGCCAGTCCCCTGACTCGTGACAGCGCACAAGGTCCAATGCCCTGGCGAGAGTGCTCGGAGTACCCAGCAGCGCAGCCTTCATCTCGCGATCCACCGGAAGCGAATCGACGATCTGCGACATCGGCATCCCGAGAATCACGTCGATCAGAGATAGCATGCCCAGCAGATAGAGCTTCGAGGCCGACTCGTTCATCAGTGGCGCGAGCAGCTCGCAGAACTTTGCTCGTTCCAGTGCCATCTGCACCACAGCCTTCGAGTGTGCCGTTCCCGCCAGGCCAGCCAGCGCCACTGTGACCATCTTCCGGAACTCATCGTCCCCGACCATCAGGAGCGCGCTCCGGATCGAGGTAATCGGCGCGGACAGGCCATAGATCGCCGAGTTCACCAGCCGGAGCAGACGATAGCAGATGGAGGCGTCCGACATCACGAGCTTCTCCACCTCGAAGATGTTGGCCGGCGTTCGCGTGAGCGCCGCGAGCATCCTCAGATAGATCACCTGGTTCTGCGGAATCACCTGCGTCGAAACCACGATTGGCTTGCAGAAAAAGTACCCTTGATAGAGGGTGCAGCCTTCAGCCTTAGCCGCGTGAACGTCGGCTTCCGTTTCAACCTTTTCAGCGATGAGTCTGGCCTTGGCTGGCGCCGCTAAACGATAAATCTCTTCCCTGGTCCTCGCGTCGGATGCCCGGAAATCAACCTTGACGAAGTCCGCGACCTCGAGGAAAGCCAGCTTCTCGTACTCCGGGGAGAAATCATCCAGGGCGAAGCGGTAGCCCTTACTGCGCAGACCCCGGCAAACCTCCATTAACTCGGGGTCCGGATCCACATTCTCAAGAATCTCAAGAACGGTGCTCGCCGGAGGCAAAAGCGTCACGATCCCACTCACCAGCGAGTGACGCGTGCAGTTGATAAACGTCGCCTGATCTCCGGAATCCGGCATCAGCAGGAGGCATTGGTCGATAACATCTCGAGTAGCATCCTCTGCGTCCCCGGAAAAGGCATTCGAGAGCCCCGAGCGAAAGAGCAGCTCGTGGCCGTAGATTCCCTTCCTTGCATCAAGGATCGGCTGCCGACCGATAAACCGGGTCGGAACCGTGACGAGGTCAATCCCTTTGTCCGGGCCACCAACTTGTTCTATCTCTGCGCCGTTGGCCAACTTCTCCTCCAACCCTCTCCGATTCGAACAACTACTCTCTTCATCACCGATCTGAAGCCGGATCAACATACTGAGGCATGTCTTTCCATGATAGCAAGACCCAACACCCAGCCAAAGGAACTCGATACGCGGCTCCGGCAAGCTCTGCAAGGCCACGCCGCATATCAACAGTTATCGCATTCTTCGTACTAACACTACCGTCCACCGCTCCCGCGTGAAATACCACAAACGGGGAGCGTTGATCCTGGTTCCCGCGTGTACCGCCATTACTTGTTATTGACGGTGAAGCGATAGGTGCAGGAGAGATACGCAATGCTCTGCGGAGCTCCATGGCTGTTCTTGGTCATCAGCGCCCCGGGATACAAGTGCCCGAAGCCGCTGTTCACGACAAAGTACTCGTGGTAGACGTACTTAGCCGAGACGTCGAAACCAATCCCAAGATCGTCGCTCTTGAAACCACCGGTCGGAGGTTTCACGGTGACCGAACCGCTCCCGCTATACACATCATCTTTCCGGTTCGCCACGTTCAGATACTCGTTCTGTACGAGAAGCGTGAGGTTTCGCGTCGGATAGAGATCGAGATTCACCCTCGCCTGGCGGATATTCTGCCAGCCAAAAAGGTCTACAAGGCCGAAGACATCATGAGCACTTGGATAAAGCTGATCGAAGGTGCCGATGCGATAGGCGTTCGTATGCGGATTACCCGTCGCGTAGTCATACTGGCCCTGCAGGCGCGGCAGCCACGGCAGAGGTGCCGTATAGCCAAGCTTCGCGTAGCCGGCGCCCGCGTGGATCGAGTCGTTGGCAAAGCTGCCGCGCTGCAACGCACCTTCCACGGTGTAGTCGAAGTGCATTGGAGCATTGCCCAGAATGCGGCTTCCAAAGGTCGCTTCGGTCTCCGTGCCGTACTTCCCTTGCTGGCCCAGGACACGTGGCATCGCCTTGACGAACACGTAAGGCTCGATACTTGTCTTCGGAACCCAGGTGGCGATCGTGCCGTACGCGCCATGGAAGTTCAGCCCGGCCGCGTGCATATCCAGCGCCGTCGGATGAACAGTGACAACAGAGGAGCTGAAAAAGTCCACGTGGTTCGTGTTACCGATGCGTGCCGTAATAGCGTCGAAGGTCCGGCTCGTATTCGTCCAGTCGCTTACCCCGACGAGACGTTCCCCTCCGAAGCGCATTTCCTGCCGTCCGCCGGCTACACGAAGCGATTCGGAGTGGAGCGAAAGATAGGCCTGCCGAAAGTCGAAGCTGTCGCGCATGTTCGCCGCGGTGTACTTCAGCGGAAGTGCCAGAGCATGATCGTCATGAAACTGGATAAAGGTTGTGGCCCAGTGCGTGGGACGCGTCTCGAAGGATCCGCGCACCCGGGTCAGGTCGTAACCGTAGCCGTTTCCCGGGAGATAGCTGATGGCCGTCTGCCCTTCCGAGCGAGTCCGCAAATCGAAATCGATCGTCATCCACGATGGAACTGCCGCTGAGTGCAGGGGCTGATTCTTCCCAAGCACCTGTGGGTATTCGCGAAATTGCTGCGCCAAACCCGCGGCCGGAGCGAGGAAGAGAGCGGCTCCAGACAGGAGTGCAAGCGTAACTTGGCCAAGACGACGTACACACAGAGGAAGAAGACCACAGCGCTTCAAAGAATGCATAAGTACCTGCCCATCGTTGATGGAGATCGCGAACAGCCGCTCTATCGGCGACGCGTTTTCACTTGATCAACTTTCTTGGGCGACGAAAGTTGCACTTCAGAACACCGTTTTGGGGATCACCTGGTACTTTCTTCAGAAATCCTGACCCGTCAGCGTCATAAAGCATGAAGTTTCATGAATTTCCGCCGTTATCCTGCCGATAGAAAGGCCGAAGTTCCAACCACCCCGGGGTAGGTATCTCGAGCGCGGAGACCCCTGGGTTCGCAGGAGAAGATTGTGACCATCAAGAAAAAACTGTATATGGGCTTTGGAGCCCTCGCTGCCTCGCTCCTGATCGCAAGTATTACCTCCATCGTGCTTCTCAACGGCCTCTCCGAGATGACTCGAAAGCTGGTCTCCTCCGACGCGGCCAAGCTATATCTCGCGGGCGAGATCGACACGTCCATCGCGAGGATGCTCAGCACCGCGAGAGCCATGCTCCTGCCTGGTGCGGATCGCTCTTCCCTCGAGGCCAAGTATCACAGCTCAGAGAGCAGGGCGATGGAGGCACTTAATAAGATGAAGCCTCTTCTCGTGACCACGGAGGGCAAAGCCATGGTCTCCCAGTTGTCCTCTGATCTTGACAGCTCCCAGAAGGACTTCCTCAGCCTCACCTCCGAGCTCAATCGAGGCAATAACTCCGAAGCGATGAAAGTCCTCGCGACGATGCTCCCTCTGGTCGACTCGATCGGAGAGCAGAGTGAGAAGCTCGTTCAACGCGAGCGTGGCCGCCTGAACGAATTTGGAAACACCGCCGTGGACCAGGCTGTGCTAGGCCGCGAGATCATGGCTTTCCTTCTGCTCCTCTCAACGGGCGTAGGAGCTCTCTCCTTATTTATCGTCCACAAGCTCGACCAGCAGCTTCACCAAAACGTCTCTCAATTGCTCGAAGGAGCCGATCAGGTGACCGGAGCCGCCAACGAGGTCGCCAGCTCCAGCGACGCGCTCGCCCGTGAGACGACGGGTCAAGCCGCCGCGATCGAAGAAAGTTCCGCCTCGTCCGAGGAGATCAACGCCATGGCCAGGCGCAACAGCGACCACGCGCACACCGCGACCAAGGTCGTGCAGCGCCTAGAAGCAACGTTGGCTAACAATGACATTGCGCTCGCCGAGTCGGTATCCGCGATGGATAAAATCGCCTCTGCCAGCGCGGAGATCAGCCGCGCCCTTCATTCGATCGATGAGATCGCGCTCCAGACAAACATTCTCGCTCTCAATGCGGCGGTCGAGGCCGCGCACGCTGGTGAGGCTGGCCTTGGCTTCTCTGTCGTAGCCGATGAGGTGCGCAGCCTCGCGCAGCGTTGCGCCCAGGCCGCCAGTGAGACCTCCGTGCTGATAGAGCAATCGCTCCAGGCCGCGCAGGGCGGTCAGCTCACGGTGGGCGCGGTCGTGCGCGGCACGCGCCAGGTCACCGAAGAGTTCTCCTCCATGCGGCAGATCATCGGTGAGATCCACACGGGAAGCCAGGAGCAGAGCCGCGGCGTCGAACAGATCAGCCGGGCGCTCACGCAGTTGGAGCGCGGCACGCAGCAATGCGCCGCCGGTGCGGAGGAAGGCTCGGCTGCGGCTCAGGAACTTACAGCTCAGGCCTCTTCGCTCCGCCAGGTTGCCGCGGAGCTAGGGACTCTTGTCTACAGCAAGAATCATCCGGTGCCTTCTTCTAGAAACGCAGCGAACGCTGACCTCCGTGGCGAACTGGCTTATAACTAGAATTCTTCAATCCAAGAAAGATGCCGCATGGGAAGGACCCATGCGGCATTGTTGTTTTGTGCCCTGACAATCGACTTACCGCCTCACTGACGCACCTTGCGTGAAGCCTCATTCATGATGGCGCCCGAGATAGAGGATAGGGGCAACACTCGCTCCGCCCCTCCCAGCTTGACGGCCTCGCGCGGCATGCCGTACACCACGCAGCTCGCTTCGTCCTGTGCGATCGTGCTTGCCCCCGCCTTCCGCATGGCGACCATGCCCTGCGCGCCGTCCGAGCCCATTCCAGTCAACAGAACGCCGATCGCATTGTCCTTGGCTGCGGCGGCCACGGAAGCGAACATGACATCGACCGCCGGACGCTGATAGCAAACCTTCGGTCCATCCTGAAGCTGTACCCGATAGCCCGACCCGACCCGTCGCAGCACCATGTGGAAGTCGCCTGGTGCGATGAGGGCTCTGCCCGGTCCCACATCATCGCCGTCAGCAGCCTCCTTCACCTCCATGGCGCAAACGCGGTTCAAGCGCTGAGCAAATGCCGCCGAGAACAGCTTCGGGATATGTTGCGTGATGACCATGCCCGGAGAGTTCGCGGGCATCTGGGAAAGCACATCGTGGATCGCCTCCGTTCCCCCTGTCGACGCCCCGATCGCAATGATCATCTTCGAATCCATGCCAGCATGCATAGCTGGCGCAGGAGGCGCCGCGGGACGCTGTGCAGGAGCCTGTGCCGTGGCTTTGCGGACCCGGGATTGCGCCGCGGCACGCAGCTTGGTCGGAAGCGCATCTCGAAGCTCGCCAATCGAGTACGGCCCGCCAGGCTTCGCAAGCACATCCACCGCACCGATGCGAAGAGCCTCAAGCGACACGTCGCAGGAGGACTGCGCCAGCGAGCTGATCACGATCACGGGAAGCGGATGGAAGTGCATCAGCTTCTTCAGGAACGTAAGCCCGTCCATGCGTGGCATCTCGATGTCCAGCGTCAGAACATCGGGCTTGAGCGCAAGAATCTTATCCCGCGCCACGAATGGATCCGGCGCCGTCGCGATCACTTCCATGTCCTTTTCCGCGTTGATCGTCTCGGAAAGAATCTTTCGCACGATCGCGGAGTCGTCCACGATGAGCACCTTAATCTTTCGCTGCTCTATCATTTGCCTTCTTCTATCTCCATCCAGGCGATAAGTCCGCCTTCCTCGATCAGGAAGCTGCGGCTGATCCGCGTCGCGGAGGC
It encodes:
- a CDS encoding EAL and HDOD domain-containing protein; this translates as MEEKLANGAEIEQVGGPDKGIDLVTVPTRFIGRQPILDARKGIYGHELLFRSGLSNAFSGDAEDATRDVIDQCLLLMPDSGDQATFINCTRHSLVSGIVTLLPPASTVLEILENVDPDPELMEVCRGLRSKGYRFALDDFSPEYEKLAFLEVADFVKVDFRASDARTREEIYRLAAPAKARLIAEKVETEADVHAAKAEGCTLYQGYFFCKPIVVSTQVIPQNQVIYLRMLAALTRTPANIFEVEKLVMSDASICYRLLRLVNSAIYGLSAPITSIRSALLMVGDDEFRKMVTVALAGLAGTAHSKAVVQMALERAKFCELLAPLMNESASKLYLLGMLSLIDVILGMPMSQIVDSLPVDREMKAALLGTPSTLARALDLVRCHESGDWREHRDIQKALGLTERTASMIYVESVRWADKATRAAEK
- a CDS encoding alginate export family protein; the encoded protein is MHSLKRCGLLPLCVRRLGQVTLALLSGAALFLAPAAGLAQQFREYPQVLGKNQPLHSAAVPSWMTIDFDLRTRSEGQTAISYLPGNGYGYDLTRVRGSFETRPTHWATTFIQFHDDHALALPLKYTAANMRDSFDFRQAYLSLHSESLRVAGGRQEMRFGGERLVGVSDWTNTSRTFDAITARIGNTNHVDFFSSSVVTVHPTALDMHAAGLNFHGAYGTIATWVPKTSIEPYVFVKAMPRVLGQQGKYGTETEATFGSRILGNAPMHFDYTVEGALQRGSFANDSIHAGAGYAKLGYTAPLPWLPRLQGQYDYATGNPHTNAYRIGTFDQLYPSAHDVFGLVDLFGWQNIRQARVNLDLYPTRNLTLLVQNEYLNVANRKDDVYSGSGSVTVKPPTGGFKSDDLGIGFDVSAKYVYHEYFVVNSGFGHLYPGALMTKNSHGAPQSIAYLSCTYRFTVNNK
- a CDS encoding HAMP domain-containing methyl-accepting chemotaxis protein translates to MTIKKKLYMGFGALAASLLIASITSIVLLNGLSEMTRKLVSSDAAKLYLAGEIDTSIARMLSTARAMLLPGADRSSLEAKYHSSESRAMEALNKMKPLLVTTEGKAMVSQLSSDLDSSQKDFLSLTSELNRGNNSEAMKVLATMLPLVDSIGEQSEKLVQRERGRLNEFGNTAVDQAVLGREIMAFLLLLSTGVGALSLFIVHKLDQQLHQNVSQLLEGADQVTGAANEVASSSDALARETTGQAAAIEESSASSEEINAMARRNSDHAHTATKVVQRLEATLANNDIALAESVSAMDKIASASAEISRALHSIDEIALQTNILALNAAVEAAHAGEAGLGFSVVADEVRSLAQRCAQAASETSVLIEQSLQAAQGGQLTVGAVVRGTRQVTEEFSSMRQIIGEIHTGSQEQSRGVEQISRALTQLERGTQQCAAGAEEGSAAAQELTAQASSLRQVAAELGTLVYSKNHPVPSSRNAANADLRGELAYN
- a CDS encoding protein-glutamate methylesterase/protein-glutamine glutaminase gives rise to the protein MIEQRKIKVLIVDDSAIVRKILSETINAEKDMEVIATAPDPFVARDKILALKPDVLTLDIEMPRMDGLTFLKKLMHFHPLPVIVISSLAQSSCDVSLEALRIGAVDVLAKPGGPYSIGELRDALPTKLRAAAQSRVRKATAQAPAQRPAAPPAPAMHAGMDSKMIIAIGASTGGTEAIHDVLSQMPANSPGMVITQHIPKLFSAAFAQRLNRVCAMEVKEAADGDDVGPGRALIAPGDFHMVLRRVGSGYRVQLQDGPKVCYQRPAVDVMFASVAAAAKDNAIGVLLTGMGSDGAQGMVAMRKAGASTIAQDEASCVVYGMPREAVKLGGAERVLPLSSISGAIMNEASRKVRQ